In one window of Methanolobus mangrovi DNA:
- a CDS encoding beta strand repeat-containing protein: MSALLIVPSGCLDTDTSDQANNDSLSDNPDDSSSNLLDPTVDDDTSVNPTADGTTDSTSTEESSVQTVTSYYSSGGSSSSSSSSTSSDVSRTVTSGDYTEPVSTITGDLTITGATTGTITLPSGLIINGDLIVNTPSATVYNYATVGGTVDIQAVSVHTWNQYGDAGSIIMSATNATFNFFSGNVSGEVDISAENATFEFIAGNITGGVNLTQPSTVIINATATDLPEITVEEGAEGSDIDNLGNEELELIAEANVTVAGTVNVTGVIPTERTARGSLSLSDTSAIYNTNVNMIINYTAGEDLSNGVVNITVPVGFAVADTNGLTIAGAGTTVADNDNASYNVNILTVENVTINKDEIIALTLTTQSVSSAGNYDFSATAKNTSKLTSNAATARFTSLLNNDADLSDLVVSTGTLVPGFDVSTTNYTVNVTYDVSSIDVTATLSDTNASMLVNGDTTITGSAKSVTLQAAGETTSITVAVTAEDGTTTKTYTVTVDRAVDTTVVDNADIATAKSTLETAATLNPVEGTDTNATVMAQTIVDGAVSGVTVTISDANGNANVAADGTISYTASEITGNVVFALNKGTGTQDTATMSVVVPANPTAAANADIATAKSTLETAATLNPVEGTDTNATVMAQTIVDGAVSGVTVTISDANGNANVAADGTISYTASEITGNVVFALNKGTGTQDTATMSVVVPANPTAAANADIATAKAALETAATLNPVEGTDTNATVMAQTIVDGAVSGVTVTISDASGNANVAADGTISYTASEITGNVVFALNKGTGTQDTATMSVVVPANPTAAANADIATAKAALETAATLNPVEGTDTNATVMAQTIVDGAVSGVTVTISDASGNANVAADGTISYTASEITGNVVFALNKGTGTQDTATMSVVVPANPTAAANADIATAKAALETAATLNPVEGTDTNATVMAQTIVDGAVSGVTVTISDASGNANVAADGTISYTASEITGNVVFALNKGTGTQDTATMSVVVPANPTAAANADIATAKAALETAATLNPVEGTDTNATVMAQTIVDGAVSGVTVTISDANGNANVAADGTISYTASEITGNVVFALNKGTGTQDTATMSVVVPANPTAAANADIATAKAALETAATLNPVEGTDTNATVMAQTIVDGAVSGVTVTISDASGNANVAADGTISYTASEITGNVVFALNKGTGTQDTATMSVVVPANPTAAANADIATAKAALETAATLNPVEGTDTNATVMAQTIVDGAVSGVTVTISDASGNANVAADGTISYTASEITGNVVFALNKGTGTQDTATMSVVVPANPTAAANADIATAKAALETAATLNPVEGTDTNATVMAQTIVDGAVSGVTVTISDASGNANVAADGTISYTASEITGNVVFALNKGTGTQDTATMSVVVPANPTAAANADIATAKAALETAATLNPVEGTDTNATVMAQTIVDGAVSGVTVTISDANGNANVAADGTISYTASEITGNVVFALNKGTGTQDTATMSVVVPANPTAAANADIATAKAALETAATLNPVEGTDTNATVMAQTIVDGAVSGVTVTISDASGNANVAADGTISYTASEITGNVVFALNKGTGTQDTATMSVVVPANPTAAANADIATAKAALETAATLNPVEGTDTNATVMAQTIVDGAVSGVTVTISDASGNANVAADGTISYTASEITGNVVFALNKGTGTQDTATMSVVVPANPTAAANADIATAKAALETAATLNPVEGTDTNATVMAQTIVDGAVSGVTVTISDASGNANVAADGTISYTASEITGNVVFALNKGTGTQDTATMSVVVPANPTAAANADIATAKAALETAATLNPVEGTDTNATVMAQTIVDGAVSGVTVTISDASGNANVAADGTISYTASEITGNVVFALNKGTGTQDTATMSVVVPATTG; this comes from the coding sequence ATGTCTGCACTCCTTATTGTGCCCAGTGGATGTCTGGACACAGATACGAGTGATCAAGCAAATAACGATAGCTTATCAGATAATCCGGATGATAGTTCTTCGAACTTATTAGATCCAACAGTTGATGATGACACAAGTGTCAATCCAACTGCTGATGGCACAACTGATAGTACCTCGACCGAAGAGTCTTCGGTGCAGACGGTAACATCATATTACTCAAGTGGTGGGAGCAGTTCTAGCTCATCTTCTTCTACCAGTTCTGACGTAAGCAGGACCGTTACTTCCGGAGATTACACAGAACCTGTATCAACAATTACCGGTGACCTTACAATTACCGGAGCAACAACCGGTACAATAACACTACCTTCAGGGCTGATCATTAATGGTGACCTTATTGTGAATACTCCAAGTGCTACAGTTTACAACTATGCAACCGTCGGAGGTACTGTCGACATCCAAGCAGTCAGTGTCCATACATGGAACCAGTATGGTGATGCAGGCAGCATTATAATGTCTGCAACGAATGCCACCTTCAATTTCTTCTCCGGAAACGTAAGTGGAGAGGTTGACATATCTGCAGAGAATGCTACATTCGAGTTTATTGCAGGAAATATCACAGGTGGTGTAAATCTCACCCAACCATCCACAGTGATAATAAATGCAACTGCTACAGACCTTCCAGAAATTACAGTAGAAGAAGGCGCTGAAGGTTCAGACATCGATAACCTTGGTAATGAAGAATTAGAACTGATTGCAGAAGCCAATGTAACCGTAGCCGGAACTGTGAATGTCACAGGCGTAATTCCTACTGAGAGAACAGCCCGCGGCAGTCTGTCACTATCAGACACATCTGCAATTTACAACACCAATGTCAACATGATTATTAATTACACGGCTGGTGAAGATCTTAGTAATGGTGTAGTTAATATTACTGTACCAGTAGGATTTGCCGTAGCTGATACAAATGGTCTTACTATTGCAGGTGCAGGTACAACAGTTGCAGATAATGATAATGCTTCTTATAATGTTAACATACTGACTGTTGAAAATGTCACTATAAACAAAGACGAAATAATTGCACTTACCCTTACAACACAATCAGTAAGTTCAGCAGGAAATTATGATTTCTCTGCCACTGCAAAGAATACCTCTAAACTTACAAGTAATGCAGCAACTGCAAGGTTCACTTCATTACTAAACAATGATGCAGATCTTAGTGATTTGGTTGTAAGTACAGGTACATTGGTCCCTGGGTTCGATGTAAGTACAACTAATTACACAGTTAACGTAACCTATGATGTAAGTTCAATTGATGTAACTGCTACATTATCCGATACAAATGCTTCAATGTTGGTTAATGGTGATACAACAATCACTGGTAGTGCAAAATCCGTTACACTTCAGGCTGCTGGAGAAACAACTTCAATCACGGTTGCTGTTACAGCTGAAGATGGAACAACTACAAAGACCTATACTGTGACAGTTGACAGGGCTGTTGACACAACAGTCGTAGACAATGCCGATATCGCAACAGCTAAATCCACTCTGGAAACTGCAGCAACACTCAATCCAGTAGAAGGTACTGATACAAACGCTACAGTAATGGCACAGACCATTGTTGACGGTGCAGTATCAGGTGTGACTGTAACTATAAGTGATGCAAACGGTAATGCAAATGTCGCAGCAGACGGAACGATCTCCTACACTGCTTCAGAAATAACAGGAAATGTAGTGTTTGCTCTCAATAAGGGAACAGGTACCCAAGATACGGCAACGATGTCAGTTGTTGTACCGGCAAATCCAACTGCAGCAGCAAATGCTGATATTGCAACAGCTAAATCCACTCTGGAAACTGCAGCAACACTCAATCCAGTAGAAGGTACTGATACAAACGCTACAGTAATGGCACAGACCATTGTTGACGGTGCAGTATCAGGTGTGACTGTAACTATAAGTGATGCAAACGGTAATGCAAATGTCGCAGCAGACGGAACGATCTCCTACACTGCTTCAGAAATAACAGGAAATGTAGTGTTTGCTCTCAATAAGGGAACAGGTACCCAAGATACGGCAACGATGTCAGTTGTTGTACCGGCAAATCCAACTGCAGCAGCAAATGCTGATATTGCAACAGCTAAAGCAGCTCTGGAAACTGCAGCAACACTCAATCCAGTAGAGGGTACTGATACAAACGCTACAGTAATGGCACAGACCATTGTTGACGGTGCAGTATCAGGTGTGACTGTAACTATAAGTGATGCAAGCGGTAATGCAAATGTCGCAGCAGACGGAACGATCTCCTACACTGCTTCAGAAATAACAGGAAATGTAGTGTTTGCTCTCAATAAGGGAACAGGTACCCAAGATACGGCAACGATGTCAGTTGTTGTACCGGCAAATCCAACTGCAGCAGCAAATGCTGATATTGCAACAGCTAAAGCAGCTCTGGAAACTGCAGCAACACTCAATCCAGTAGAAGGTACTGATACAAACGCTACAGTAATGGCACAGACCATTGTTGACGGTGCAGTATCAGGTGTGACTGTAACTATAAGTGATGCAAGCGGTAATGCAAATGTCGCAGCAGACGGAACGATCTCCTACACTGCTTCAGAAATAACAGGAAATGTAGTGTTTGCTCTCAATAAGGGAACAGGTACCCAAGATACGGCAACGATGTCAGTTGTTGTACCGGCAAATCCAACTGCAGCAGCAAATGCTGATATTGCAACAGCTAAAGCAGCTCTGGAAACTGCAGCAACACTCAATCCAGTAGAGGGTACTGATACAAACGCTACAGTAATGGCACAGACCATTGTTGACGGTGCAGTATCAGGTGTGACTGTAACTATAAGTGATGCAAGCGGTAATGCAAATGTCGCAGCAGACGGAACGATCTCCTACACTGCTTCAGAAATAACAGGAAATGTAGTGTTTGCTCTCAATAAGGGAACAGGTACCCAAGATACGGCAACGATGTCAGTTGTTGTACCGGCAAATCCAACTGCAGCAGCAAATGCTGATATTGCAACAGCTAAAGCAGCTCTGGAAACTGCAGCAACACTCAATCCAGTAGAGGGTACTGATACAAACGCTACAGTAATGGCACAGACCATTGTTGACGGTGCAGTATCAGGTGTGACTGTAACTATAAGTGATGCAAACGGTAATGCAAATGTCGCAGCAGACGGAACGATCTCCTACACTGCTTCAGAAATAACAGGAAATGTAGTGTTTGCTCTCAATAAGGGAACAGGTACCCAAGATACGGCAACGATGTCAGTTGTTGTACCGGCAAATCCAACTGCAGCAGCAAATGCTGATATTGCAACAGCTAAAGCAGCTCTGGAAACTGCAGCAACACTCAATCCAGTAGAGGGTACTGATACAAACGCTACAGTAATGGCACAGACCATTGTTGACGGTGCAGTATCAGGTGTGACTGTAACTATAAGTGATGCAAGCGGTAATGCAAATGTCGCAGCAGACGGAACGATCTCCTACACTGCTTCAGAAATAACAGGAAATGTAGTGTTTGCTCTCAATAAGGGAACAGGTACCCAAGATACGGCAACGATGTCAGTTGTTGTACCGGCAAATCCAACTGCAGCAGCAAATGCTGATATTGCAACAGCTAAAGCAGCTCTGGAAACTGCAGCAACACTCAATCCAGTAGAAGGTACTGATACAAACGCTACAGTAATGGCACAGACCATTGTTGACGGTGCAGTATCAGGTGTGACTGTAACTATAAGTGATGCAAGCGGTAATGCAAATGTCGCAGCAGACGGAACGATCTCCTACACTGCTTCAGAAATAACAGGAAATGTAGTGTTTGCTCTCAATAAGGGAACAGGTACCCAAGATACGGCAACGATGTCAGTTGTTGTACCGGCAAATCCAACTGCAGCAGCAAATGCTGATATTGCAACAGCTAAAGCAGCTCTGGAAACTGCAGCAACACTCAATCCAGTAGAGGGTACTGATACAAACGCTACAGTAATGGCACAGACCATTGTTGACGGTGCAGTATCAGGTGTGACTGTAACTATAAGTGATGCAAGCGGTAATGCAAATGTCGCAGCAGACGGAACGATCTCCTACACTGCTTCAGAAATAACAGGAAATGTAGTGTTTGCTCTCAATAAGGGAACAGGTACCCAAGATACGGCAACGATGTCAGTTGTTGTACCGGCAAATCCAACTGCAGCAGCAAATGCTGATATTGCAACAGCTAAAGCAGCTCTGGAAACTGCAGCAACACTCAATCCAGTAGAGGGTACTGATACAAACGCTACAGTAATGGCACAGACCATTGTTGACGGTGCAGTATCAGGTGTGACTGTAACTATAAGTGATGCAAACGGTAATGCAAATGTCGCAGCAGACGGAACGATCTCCTACACTGCTTCAGAAATAACAGGAAATGTAGTGTTTGCTCTCAATAAGGGAACAGGTACCCAAGATACGGCAACGATGTCAGTTGTTGTACCGGCAAATCCAACTGCAGCAGCAAATGCTGATATTGCAACAGCTAAAGCAGCTCTGGAAACTGCAGCAACACTCAATCCAGTAGAGGGTACTGATACAAACGCTACAGTAATGGCACAGACCATTGTTGACGGTGCAGTATCAGGTGTGACTGTAACTATAAGTGATGCAAGCGGTAATGCAAATGTCGCAGCAGACGGAACGATCTCCTACACTGCTTCAGAAATAACAGGAAATGTAGTGTTTGCTCTCAATAAGGGAACAGGTACCCAAGATACGGCAACGATGTCAGTTGTTGTACCGGCAAATCCAACTGCAGCAGCAAATGCTGATATTGCAACAGCTAAAGCAGCTCTGGAAACTGCAGCAACACTCAATCCAGTAGAAGGTACTGATACAAACGCTACAGTAATGGCACAGACCATTGTTGACGGTGCAGTATCAGGTGTGACTGTAACTATAAGTGATGCAAGCGGTAATGCAAATGTCGCAGCAGACGGAACGATCTCCTACACTGCTTCAGAAATAACAGGAAATGTAGTGTTTGCTCTCAATAAGGGAACAGGTACCCAAGATACGGCAACGATGTCAGTTGTTGTACCGGCAAATCCAACTGCAGCAGCAAATGCTGATATTGCAACAGCTAAAGCAGCTCTGGAAACTGCAGCAACACTCAATCCAGTAGAGGGTACTGATACAAACGCTACAGTAATGGCACAGACCATTGTTGACGGTGCAGTATCAGGTGTGACTGTAACTATAAGTGATGCAAGCGGTAATGCAAATGTCGCAGCAGACGGAACGATCTCCTACACTGCTTCAGAAATAACAGGAAATGTAGTGTTTGCTCTCAATAAGGGAACAGGTACCCAAGATACGGCAACGATGTCAGTTGTTGTACCGGCAAATCCAACTGCAGCAGCAAATGCTGATATTGCAACAGCTAAAGCAGCTCTGGAAACTGCAGCAACACTCAATCCAGTAGAGGGTACTGATACAAACGCTACAGTAATGGCACAGACCATTGTTGACGGTGCAGTATCAGGTGTGACTGTAACTATAAGTGATGCAAGCGGTAATGCAAATGTCGCAGCAGACGGAACGATCTCCTACACTGCTTCAGAAATAACAGGAAATGTAGTGTTTGCTCTCAATAAGGGAACAGGTACCCAAGATACGGCAACGATGTCAGTTGTTGTACCGGCAACAACCGGTTAA
- a CDS encoding V-type ATP synthase subunit F, producing MELAVVGSGEFVTGFRLAGVKKIFEVNNGELELTVEKILGDREVGILVMHGDDLIKLPEMLRNTINDSVEPTIVTLGGSGQSSNLREKIKQSVGVDLWK from the coding sequence ATGGAATTAGCAGTGGTCGGAAGCGGCGAGTTTGTAACAGGTTTCAGACTTGCTGGTGTTAAAAAAATATTTGAAGTTAATAATGGCGAACTTGAACTGACTGTAGAGAAAATACTTGGGGATCGAGAAGTCGGCATTCTGGTAATGCACGGTGATGATCTGATTAAACTACCGGAGATGTTGAGAAACACTATTAATGACTCTGTTGAGCCAACTATTGTGACTCTCGGGGGTAGTGGTCAAAGTTCGAATTTAAGGGAAAAAATAAAGCAATCGGTAGGTGTAGATCTGTGGAAATGA
- a CDS encoding V-type ATP synthase subunit C, with protein MQLLQKFKRGNSKKSSSMGHANYAYTTARVRAMKSKILPRETYPRLMNMSIDEITRFIEESEYKEDVDELARQYEGVDLIEHALNRNLAVTFTKLLSISEGDVNFLIGEQLQKYDIWNIKTILRGKYCNASTDEILDAIVAAGRLGYTFLSELAAKGTYEEVISELANTEYYSILKNYDGTNLSDIENQLDKIYYVGLFGAIGESKSKDRKLFAEFTRMGIDLKNLMTLFRLKKSGITDPEMMDLMIDGGLKLSLKDIQKLLPLSFADFISELEKSPYWGVISDVVSPDMVSLIDVENRLKKHRLKSAASFSHVYPISIVPIMDYMLSKKNEINNLRIVIRGKAANLDDDIIKEQLVI; from the coding sequence ATGCAGCTGTTGCAGAAATTTAAGCGTGGTAATTCCAAAAAATCCTCTTCAATGGGGCATGCAAACTACGCATACACTACAGCACGTGTACGTGCAATGAAAAGTAAGATTCTGCCAAGGGAGACCTATCCTCGGCTCATGAATATGAGCATTGATGAAATTACAAGGTTCATTGAAGAATCCGAGTATAAAGAGGATGTCGATGAATTAGCCAGGCAGTACGAAGGCGTAGATCTTATTGAGCATGCTCTTAACAGGAATCTTGCTGTAACCTTCACAAAATTACTTAGTATATCTGAAGGTGACGTGAATTTCCTTATTGGTGAGCAACTCCAAAAGTATGATATCTGGAATATAAAGACCATTCTTCGTGGTAAATACTGTAATGCTTCTACAGATGAGATCCTTGATGCTATTGTTGCAGCAGGAAGGTTAGGTTATACTTTCCTTTCAGAACTGGCTGCAAAAGGTACATACGAGGAAGTCATATCTGAGCTTGCAAACACAGAATATTACTCCATACTGAAGAACTATGATGGTACAAATCTTTCGGATATTGAGAATCAGCTTGATAAAATATACTATGTCGGGTTATTTGGTGCAATCGGTGAATCCAAATCCAAGGATCGCAAGCTATTTGCAGAATTTACCCGGATGGGCATTGATCTGAAAAACCTTATGACACTTTTCCGTTTGAAGAAATCCGGTATCACAGATCCTGAAATGATGGACCTGATGATTGATGGTGGACTCAAATTGAGCCTTAAGGATATCCAGAAATTGTTACCTCTTTCATTTGCAGATTTTATCTCAGAACTTGAGAAGTCTCCTTATTGGGGTGTAATCTCAGATGTTGTAAGTCCGGATATGGTTTCGTTGATCGATGTCGAGAACCGACTGAAAAAACACAGGCTTAAATCTGCAGCAAGCTTTTCACATGTTTATCCGATCTCAATTGTACCAATTATGGACTACATGCTAAGCAAAAAGAATGAGATAAACAACTTGCGGATAGTAATACGTGGCAAAGCCGCCAACCTCGATGATGATATTATCAAGGAACAGTTGGTGATCTGA
- a CDS encoding V-type ATP synthase subunit D yields the protein MGVKDVKPTRSELIEFKRKIKLSQSGHKLLKMKRDGLILEFFEILSKAKDVRTELDAAYEDASRKIGLANAVDGTITVKSTAFALKSKPEIELESRNIMGVVVPKIESSSVKKSINERGYGILGTSSYTDEAADSYEHLVEKIILAAEIETTMKKLLDDIEKTKRRVNALEFKVIPEYQEAMSFIRLRLEEMERENTFRLKRIKG from the coding sequence ATGGGCGTGAAAGATGTAAAACCAACTCGTTCAGAACTTATTGAATTCAAGAGAAAGATCAAGCTCTCTCAAAGTGGTCACAAGCTGCTCAAAATGAAAAGGGACGGTCTTATCCTTGAGTTCTTTGAGATCCTCAGCAAAGCAAAGGATGTCAGAACAGAGCTGGATGCCGCCTATGAAGATGCTTCCCGAAAGATAGGTCTTGCAAATGCTGTTGACGGTACTATCACCGTTAAATCAACAGCTTTTGCACTTAAGAGCAAGCCGGAGATTGAGCTGGAAAGCCGTAACATTATGGGTGTAGTCGTTCCAAAGATCGAGTCATCCAGTGTAAAGAAATCCATTAACGAGCGTGGTTATGGTATTCTTGGTACCAGTTCATACACCGATGAGGCAGCAGATTCTTATGAGCACCTTGTCGAAAAGATTATCCTTGCTGCAGAGATCGAGACAACCATGAAAAAGCTTCTTGATGATATCGAGAAGACCAAAAGGCGTGTCAATGCTCTCGAATTTAAGGTAATACCGGAATATCAGGAAGCAATGAGTTTCATTAGGCTCCGTCTCGAAGAGATGGAAAGGGAAAACACCTTCAGACTAAAGAGGATCAAGGGATAA
- a CDS encoding ATP synthase subunit B — translation MTKEYKTITEISGPLMFIEKTEPVGYGELVHINLPDGTTKRGQVLDTSADVVAVQVFEGTGGLNEESGVVFSGETIKLPVSKDMLGRILSGSGEPLDGGPRIVPEDRLDVNGSSMNPYSRMPPEDFIQTGISTIDGTNTLVRGQKLPIFSGSGLPHNEIALQIARQAKVPGSEEPFAVVFAAMGITNEEAQYFMQDFEKTGALERAVVFLNLADDPAVERIITPRMALTAAEYLAYEHDMHVLVILTDITNYCEALRQMGAAREEVPGRRGYPGYMYTDLASLYERAGVIKGRKGSVTQFSILTMPGDDITHPIPDLSGYITEGQIVVSRELHMKGVYPPINVLPSLSRLMNSGIGAGKTREDHKAVSDQMYAGYAEGRDLRGLVAIVGKEALSERDQKILEFADLFEDRFVRQGRDEDRSIEDTLTVGWDILSELPEALLTRIDNKYIDKYHPAHKSN, via the coding sequence ATGACCAAGGAATATAAGACGATTACAGAAATCTCCGGCCCATTGATGTTCATCGAGAAGACAGAGCCGGTAGGCTATGGTGAACTTGTTCACATCAATCTTCCAGATGGTACAACAAAGAGAGGTCAGGTCCTTGATACCTCTGCTGACGTTGTAGCAGTTCAGGTATTCGAAGGAACAGGTGGACTGAATGAGGAATCCGGTGTAGTTTTCTCCGGTGAGACAATCAAGCTCCCTGTATCAAAAGACATGCTCGGTCGTATCCTTTCCGGTTCCGGTGAACCACTGGACGGTGGACCACGTATTGTTCCTGAAGACAGGCTTGATGTTAACGGTTCATCAATGAACCCATATTCAAGGATGCCACCAGAGGATTTCATCCAGACCGGTATCTCTACAATTGATGGAACAAACACTCTCGTTCGTGGACAGAAGCTTCCTATCTTCTCTGGATCAGGTCTTCCACACAACGAGATTGCACTTCAGATCGCACGTCAGGCAAAAGTACCAGGTTCCGAGGAACCATTCGCAGTAGTATTCGCTGCAATGGGTATCACAAACGAAGAAGCCCAGTATTTCATGCAGGACTTTGAGAAGACCGGTGCTCTTGAAAGAGCTGTGGTTTTCCTTAACCTTGCAGATGACCCTGCTGTAGAACGTATCATCACACCAAGGATGGCACTGACAGCTGCAGAGTACCTTGCATACGAACACGATATGCACGTACTTGTTATCCTCACTGACATCACAAACTATTGTGAAGCACTCCGTCAGATGGGTGCAGCTCGTGAAGAGGTACCAGGAAGACGTGGTTACCCAGGTTACATGTACACTGACCTTGCATCACTCTACGAGCGTGCAGGTGTTATCAAGGGAAGGAAAGGATCAGTTACTCAGTTCTCAATCCTTACAATGCCTGGTGACGATATTACCCACCCGATCCCTGACCTGTCAGGATATATTACAGAAGGTCAGATCGTAGTTTCCAGGGAACTTCACATGAAGGGTGTTTACCCACCAATTAATGTGCTTCCATCCCTGTCACGTCTGATGAACTCAGGTATCGGTGCAGGAAAGACCAGAGAAGACCACAAGGCAGTATCTGACCAGATGTATGCTGGTTATGCAGAAGGTCGTGACCTCAGAGGTCTTGTAGCCATTGTAGGTAAAGAGGCATTGTCTGAGAGGGACCAGAAGATTCTTGAGTTCGCTGACTTGTTCGAAGACAGGTTCGTTCGTCAGGGAAGAGATGAAGACAGGTCAATTGAAGACACTCTCACAGTTGGCTGGGACATTCTTTCCGAACTTCCTGAAGCCCTGCTTACCAGGATCGATAACAAGTATATCGACAAGTACCACCCTGCTCACAAGAGCAACTAA
- a CDS encoding ATP synthase subunit A, giving the protein MEMKGEIYRVAGPVVTIMGIKPKMYDVVHVGHEGLMGEVIRIERDKATVQVYEDTSGIKPGEPVVNTGMSLSVELGPGLLESIYDGIQRPLKVLQEKMGDFIDRGVTANGLDREKVWEFKPVVSSGDSVKGGSVIGTVQETENIEHKIMMPPTVSGTVEEIKSGKFKVDETVCVLTDGTEISMMQKWPVRMPRPVEKKFIPTRPLITGQRILDGLFPVAKGGTAAIPGPFGSGKTVTQQQLAKWSDTDIVVYIGCGERGNEMADVLNEFPELQDPQTGRPLMERTVLIANTSNMPVAAREASVYTGITIAEYYRDMGYDVSLMADSSSRWAEAMREISSRLEEMPGEEGYPAYLSARLSEFYERAGAVKSLAAEEGSITVIGAVSPPGGDFSEPVTQNTLRIVKVFWALDAKLAQRRHFPSIDWLTSYSLYTQGLSDWFAENVAPDWVPLRDHAMELLQQESELQEIVQLVGSDALPEDQQLVLEICRMLREYFLQQNAFHPVDTYCPFDKQYKLLKAISKYSDMAQASLEAGIPMKDILSVESKDELAKVKFEENFDDALNAVLDKMDKEFAALGGN; this is encoded by the coding sequence GTGGAAATGAAAGGTGAAATTTATCGTGTGGCCGGACCTGTGGTTACGATTATGGGTATCAAGCCAAAGATGTACGATGTGGTACATGTTGGTCATGAAGGTCTAATGGGCGAAGTTATCAGAATTGAACGTGACAAAGCTACTGTTCAGGTATACGAGGATACATCTGGTATCAAACCAGGTGAGCCTGTAGTGAACACTGGAATGTCTCTTTCTGTTGAACTCGGTCCGGGATTATTAGAAAGTATTTATGATGGTATTCAGAGGCCTCTGAAAGTACTTCAGGAAAAGATGGGAGACTTCATTGACAGAGGAGTTACTGCTAACGGTCTTGACCGTGAAAAAGTATGGGAGTTCAAGCCAGTTGTATCAAGTGGCGACTCCGTAAAGGGCGGCTCCGTAATTGGTACTGTACAGGAAACAGAGAACATTGAGCACAAGATCATGATGCCACCAACAGTTTCCGGTACAGTTGAAGAAATAAAGTCAGGAAAGTTCAAGGTAGACGAAACCGTATGTGTCCTTACAGATGGCACTGAAATTTCCATGATGCAGAAGTGGCCTGTAAGAATGCCACGTCCAGTCGAGAAAAAGTTCATTCCAACAAGACCTCTCATTACAGGTCAGAGGATTCTTGACGGTCTCTTCCCTGTTGCAAAGGGCGGTACTGCAGCTATCCCTGGTCCATTCGGTTCAGGAAAGACAGTTACTCAGCAGCAGCTTGCAAAGTGGAGTGACACTGACATTGTAGTTTATATTGGATGTGGAGAACGTGGAAACGAGATGGCTGATGTACTGAACGAGTTCCCTGAACTCCAGGACCCGCAGACCGGTCGTCCACTCATGGAACGTACAGTTCTTATCGCAAACACATCTAACATGCCTGTAGCTGCTCGTGAAGCATCTGTTTACACAGGTATCACAATTGCAGAATACTACCGTGACATGGGATACGATGTATCACTCATGGCTGACTCCTCATCCAGATGGGCAGAAGCAATGAGGGAAATTTCCTCAAGGCTTGAAGAAATGCCTGGTGAAGAAGGTTATCCAGCATACCTTTCTGCAAGGCTCTCTGAGTTCTATGAGCGTGCAGGTGCAGTAAAATCACTTGCAGCAGAAGAGGGTTCTATTACAGTTATTGGTGCAGTATCACCACCAGGTGGTGACTTCTCAGAGCCTGTTACACAGAACACACTCCGTATTGTAAAAGTGTTCTGGGCACTGGATGCAAAACTTGCACAGAGAAGGCACTTCCCATCCATAGACTGGCTTACAAGTTACAGTCTGTACACTCAGGGTCTTTCCGACTGGTTCGCAGAGAACGTTGCACCTGACTGGGTACCACTCAGGGACCATGCAATGGAACTTCTCCAGCAGGAATCAGAACTTCAGGAGATCGTACAGCTCGTCGGTTCCGATGCACTTCCAGAAGACCAGCAACTGGTTCTTGAAATCTGCCGTATGCTCAGGGAATACTTCCTTCAGCAGAACGCGTTCCACCCTGTTGACACATACTGCCCATTCGATAAGCAGTACAAGTTGCTAAAAGCAATCTCCAAGTACAGTGACATGGCACAGGCATCATTGGAAGCAGGTATACCAATGAAGGATATCCTTTCAGTTGAGTCAAAGGACGAACTTGCCAAGGTCAAATTCGAGGAGAACTTCGATGATGCATTAAATGCTGTTCTGGATAAGATGGACAAGGAATTTGCAGCACTTGGAGGCAACTAA